From a single Bremerella cremea genomic region:
- a CDS encoding nitroreductase family protein: MTKEASTHHPIHDLIAKRWSPYAFADREVSQADLCGVLEAARWAPSSYNEQPWAYIVATKDSPEEFEKVLSCLVEGNQAWAKAAPVLMLGCVNTQFQRNGNPNAAAEHDLGLASANLSLEATHRGLFVHQMIGILPSKAKTVFQLPDTVIAKTGLALGYVADPEVLPNDIKERDLAPRQRKPLSEFVFTGKWGETSAAVK; encoded by the coding sequence ATGACCAAAGAAGCCAGCACCCACCATCCCATTCACGACCTGATTGCTAAACGCTGGAGCCCTTACGCGTTTGCTGATCGCGAGGTATCTCAGGCCGATTTATGCGGTGTGTTGGAAGCGGCTCGCTGGGCGCCTTCTTCCTACAACGAACAGCCGTGGGCGTATATCGTGGCCACGAAGGACTCGCCGGAAGAGTTCGAGAAGGTGCTGTCCTGCCTGGTAGAAGGAAACCAGGCCTGGGCCAAGGCCGCCCCTGTTTTGATGTTGGGTTGCGTCAACACCCAGTTCCAGCGAAACGGTAACCCCAACGCCGCCGCCGAACACGACCTGGGCTTGGCCTCGGCTAACCTCTCGTTAGAAGCAACCCATCGAGGTTTGTTTGTCCACCAGATGATCGGAATTTTGCCCAGCAAGGCGAAAACCGTATTTCAGCTTCCTGACACCGTGATCGCAAAAACCGGCCTCGCCTTGGGCTACGTGGCCGATCCAGAAGTTTTGCCTAATGACATCAAAGAACGAGACCTCGCCCCGCGCCAGCGAAAACCGCTGAGCGAGTTCGTCTTCACCGGCAAATGGGGCGAAACATCTGCGGCGGTGAAGTAG
- a CDS encoding amidohydrolase family protein, giving the protein MFFNSKLLSLVFVLTTVGLVSASDQVPGKMPSGPVAIVGATIHPVSGDVVKKGTILFEDGKIVAVGKKVKVPKSAQVIEAEGKHVYPGLFEPYTRIGLTEYSAVRASRDFNETGSLNPNVKANVAVNPDSEIIPVTRSNGVLLALSAPSGGLLAGQGAVMQLDGWTYEDMTIHPRAVMVASLRSERDRESLEEFFDEAKQYAAALKAGVEIRHDMRLEAMDAVLAGEQPIVIEADHWEDIVRAVNFAEKQKVKLVILGGYDAPKCAEVLKRADVPVIISAVHRTPLHVDEPYDGAYTLAKELKEKGIQFCISGYDRSSTWNARNLPYHAATAAAFGLSKEDAIRAITLSPAEILGVADRVGSLEEGKDATLIVCDGDPMEADTHTELAWVAGKPVDLNNSQKMLYEKYQKKYE; this is encoded by the coding sequence ATGTTCTTCAATAGCAAACTGCTCTCTCTTGTTTTCGTGCTGACAACGGTTGGCCTGGTTTCTGCTTCGGATCAAGTCCCAGGCAAAATGCCGTCAGGCCCGGTCGCGATTGTCGGAGCGACGATTCATCCGGTCTCAGGCGACGTGGTCAAAAAGGGAACCATCCTGTTCGAGGACGGTAAAATTGTCGCTGTCGGCAAGAAAGTGAAAGTGCCGAAAAGTGCTCAAGTGATCGAAGCGGAAGGGAAGCATGTTTATCCTGGCTTGTTCGAGCCGTATACCCGCATCGGGCTGACCGAATACTCGGCCGTTCGCGCGAGTCGGGACTTTAACGAAACGGGCTCGCTGAATCCCAATGTCAAAGCGAACGTGGCCGTCAATCCCGATAGCGAAATCATCCCCGTGACTCGTTCCAATGGTGTGTTGTTGGCGTTGTCTGCGCCCAGCGGCGGACTGCTGGCAGGGCAGGGGGCCGTGATGCAATTGGATGGTTGGACCTACGAAGACATGACCATTCATCCGCGTGCCGTAATGGTGGCTTCGCTGCGAAGTGAACGTGATCGTGAAAGCTTGGAAGAGTTCTTTGACGAAGCGAAGCAGTACGCAGCCGCTCTCAAAGCTGGCGTCGAAATTCGTCACGATATGCGGTTGGAAGCCATGGACGCCGTGTTGGCTGGCGAACAGCCAATTGTGATCGAGGCCGACCATTGGGAAGACATCGTGCGGGCAGTCAATTTCGCCGAGAAACAAAAGGTAAAGCTCGTCATTTTGGGCGGATACGATGCCCCGAAGTGTGCCGAGGTGCTGAAAAGGGCCGATGTCCCGGTGATTATTTCGGCGGTCCACCGCACGCCGCTGCACGTTGACGAGCCGTACGACGGGGCATACACCCTGGCGAAAGAGCTGAAGGAGAAGGGGATCCAATTCTGCATCTCTGGCTACGATCGTTCCAGCACGTGGAATGCCCGGAACCTGCCGTATCATGCGGCGACCGCTGCGGCGTTTGGTTTGAGTAAAGAAGACGCGATCCGCGCGATCACCCTTTCTCCAGCCGAAATATTGGGAGTCGCCGATCGAGTTGGCAGTTTGGAAGAAGGCAAAGATGCCACGCTGATCGTTTGTGATGGCGACCCGATGGAAGCCGACACGCATACCGAGTTGGCCTGGGTTGCCGGTAAGCCGGTCGATCTGAACAATAGTCAGAAGATGCTGTACGAGAAGTATCAAAAAAAGTATGAATAG
- a CDS encoding ABC transporter ATP-binding protein, with product MSVERISLVNAGRVFSGKWALRGIEATLKPGQVYAVLGANGAGKSTLLRLMAGWLPLSEGRILFDQSPMRPTATHLRRKVMLLEEHTVSRNGARSKPTETLCSTINDYQADRPNLEQDIADWYERLEVTSVYNKDERSMSKGQAYKIKLIGLFVVAPPVWLLDEPFSAGLDADGLKVLEEQMLAHARRGGIVAFTSQWPEHARRLANWTVVLDDGRLAWCAPPQEAPSKEARANGASSLEAVLQGLGPQ from the coding sequence TTGTCGGTCGAACGAATCTCGCTGGTGAACGCTGGGCGTGTCTTCAGTGGCAAATGGGCTCTGCGCGGTATCGAGGCCACGCTGAAACCAGGCCAGGTCTACGCTGTGCTAGGTGCCAACGGCGCCGGTAAATCAACCCTTCTGCGGCTGATGGCCGGCTGGCTGCCACTGAGTGAAGGACGAATCTTGTTCGACCAGTCTCCCATGCGTCCGACCGCGACCCACTTGCGGCGAAAGGTGATGTTATTGGAAGAGCATACCGTCAGCAGGAACGGAGCCCGTTCGAAGCCAACCGAGACCTTGTGCAGTACGATTAACGACTACCAGGCCGACCGACCCAATCTCGAACAGGATATTGCCGATTGGTACGAGCGGTTGGAAGTGACTTCCGTCTACAATAAAGACGAACGCTCGATGTCGAAAGGTCAGGCCTACAAGATCAAGTTGATTGGTTTGTTTGTCGTTGCTCCACCGGTGTGGCTATTGGACGAACCCTTTTCTGCCGGGCTCGATGCGGACGGGCTGAAGGTATTGGAAGAACAAATGCTCGCGCATGCTCGGCGCGGGGGAATTGTCGCGTTCACTAGTCAGTGGCCAGAGCATGCCCGTCGCTTGGCTAATTGGACAGTGGTATTGGATGATGGACGCCTGGCCTGGTGTGCCCCGCCGCAGGAAGCGCCTTCTAAAGAAGCTCGCGCCAACGGGGCTTCTTCCTTGGAAGCCGTGCTGCAAGGTTTGGGACCACAATGA
- a CDS encoding sugar porter family MFS transporter has product MKNRVILWSVTASLAGFLFGFDTVVISGAEKTIQGLWELSKFEHGLAISAALWGTVIGAGIGGVPTDKFGRRKTLISIGILYFVSAIWSGLATDFTSFMLARFIGGVGVGISTVASPLYISEISPPGNRGKLAGMFQFNIVFGILIAFVSNYTIAQIFPDGPDGEPSVAWRWMLGIEALPALIYSLLCFSLPESPRWLIAEKGDRAAGIEVLQQVMPDATEEEVQKLTNEIETAAQQVAVTSRFWSRRLMLPITLAFLIAFFNQLSGINAILYFSIRIFELAGMENDAALLKSIGLGITNLIFTFVGLALIDRLGRKTLMIIGSLGYIASLGLCAWAFHAEQYAIVAPCLFAFIAAHAIGQGAVIWVFISEIFPNRYRAKGQALGSETHWVFAAALTLVFPYVVETFPTSTIFGFFCGMMVLQLVWVLLMMPETKGVPLEEIERKLGIHE; this is encoded by the coding sequence ATGAAGAATCGCGTCATCCTATGGTCGGTAACCGCCTCTTTGGCCGGTTTTCTCTTTGGATTTGATACCGTCGTCATATCCGGCGCGGAAAAAACGATTCAAGGGCTGTGGGAGCTAAGCAAATTTGAACATGGGCTAGCGATCAGCGCCGCTTTATGGGGCACCGTGATCGGGGCCGGCATTGGCGGGGTTCCCACCGATAAATTCGGACGACGCAAAACGTTGATTTCGATCGGTATCCTCTATTTTGTCTCCGCCATCTGGTCCGGTTTGGCCACCGATTTTACCTCGTTCATGCTGGCCCGCTTCATCGGAGGGGTGGGGGTCGGGATCTCGACGGTCGCCTCTCCCCTTTATATTTCGGAAATCTCTCCCCCCGGCAACCGTGGCAAACTAGCCGGTATGTTCCAGTTCAACATCGTGTTCGGAATTCTGATCGCGTTCGTCTCGAACTATACCATCGCTCAAATCTTTCCCGATGGCCCCGACGGCGAACCCTCGGTTGCGTGGCGTTGGATGCTGGGTATTGAAGCGTTGCCGGCTCTGATCTATTCCCTTTTGTGTTTCAGCCTGCCAGAAAGCCCCCGGTGGCTCATTGCCGAAAAAGGAGATCGGGCAGCCGGAATCGAGGTGCTGCAACAGGTGATGCCTGACGCGACCGAGGAAGAGGTTCAGAAGTTGACCAATGAAATCGAAACGGCCGCTCAGCAAGTTGCCGTGACAAGCCGCTTCTGGTCGCGGAGACTGATGCTCCCCATCACCCTGGCGTTTCTCATCGCTTTTTTCAACCAGCTTTCCGGCATCAATGCGATCCTTTATTTCTCGATCCGCATTTTTGAACTTGCCGGCATGGAAAACGATGCTGCGCTGCTCAAATCGATTGGCCTGGGGATTACCAACTTAATTTTCACCTTTGTCGGCCTGGCCCTGATCGACCGTCTCGGACGCAAGACATTGATGATCATCGGTTCGCTGGGCTACATCGCGTCGTTGGGGCTTTGTGCCTGGGCGTTCCATGCCGAGCAGTATGCGATTGTCGCCCCTTGCCTGTTTGCCTTCATCGCCGCCCACGCCATCGGACAAGGTGCGGTGATCTGGGTGTTCATTTCCGAGATCTTCCCCAATCGTTACCGCGCCAAAGGTCAGGCTCTCGGCAGCGAGACGCACTGGGTCTTTGCCGCCGCGTTGACGCTGGTCTTTCCCTACGTGGTCGAAACCTTTCCCACGTCGACCATCTTTGGCTTCTTCTGCGGCATGATGGTCCTGCAGTTGGTGTGGGTGCTGCTAATGATGCCAGAAACCAAAGGCGTTCCCCTAGAAGAAATCGAACGCAAGCTTGGCATTCACGAATAA
- a CDS encoding UDP-glucose dehydrogenase family protein gives MKLAVIGTGYVGLVTGTCFSDLGNDVTCIDVNQAKVEGLKQGIIPIYEPGLSELVLRNHEEGRLSFTTSVAEAVPDADVVYIAVGTPQSDSGAADLSAVWKVVEDIAPHLREDAVVVVKSTVPVGTNGKVFDLLQKLTGRECHVASNPEFLKEGSAIDDFMYPDRVVCGVRNKKSEEILRQLHAPLLRTAKPILFMSPESSELTKYAANAMLATKISFINEIANLSEKVGADINDVRIGMGHDQRIGFQFLFPGLGYGGSCFPKDVRALTSLSETLDLEPRIMRAVDEVNVHQRSSLVRKIDAHYKGDVAGKTFGVWGLAFKPKTDDIREAPALDLLQYLIEKGAKIMVHDPEAMENIRAMFGDKINKYCENVLEAVEGVDCLAINTEWNEYRTPDFKQLKAKMKEAVIFDGRNLFDLEILEQAGFTYYSVGRRPVKADRS, from the coding sequence ATGAAGCTGGCAGTCATTGGCACCGGGTATGTTGGACTTGTTACCGGAACGTGTTTCTCCGACTTAGGGAATGATGTGACGTGTATCGACGTCAACCAAGCCAAGGTCGAGGGACTCAAGCAAGGGATCATTCCAATCTACGAGCCTGGTCTGTCTGAACTGGTTTTACGAAATCATGAGGAAGGCCGCCTGAGCTTCACAACCAGCGTGGCCGAAGCGGTGCCGGACGCGGATGTGGTTTACATCGCGGTGGGTACCCCCCAGTCCGATAGTGGTGCGGCCGATCTGTCGGCCGTGTGGAAAGTCGTAGAAGACATCGCCCCCCACCTGCGCGAAGATGCGGTGGTTGTCGTCAAAAGCACCGTGCCGGTTGGTACCAATGGTAAGGTATTTGACTTGCTGCAGAAGCTGACCGGGCGCGAGTGCCACGTGGCCAGCAACCCTGAGTTTTTGAAAGAAGGCTCGGCGATCGACGATTTCATGTATCCCGACCGGGTGGTTTGCGGTGTCCGCAATAAGAAATCGGAAGAAATCTTGCGGCAATTGCACGCCCCGCTTTTGCGAACAGCCAAGCCCATTTTGTTCATGAGTCCGGAAAGCTCGGAACTGACCAAGTATGCAGCTAACGCGATGCTGGCTACCAAAATCAGCTTCATTAACGAGATCGCCAATTTAAGCGAGAAGGTCGGCGCCGACATTAACGACGTCCGGATTGGGATGGGGCACGATCAGCGAATTGGTTTTCAGTTCCTCTTTCCTGGCCTCGGTTACGGCGGAAGCTGTTTCCCAAAGGACGTGCGGGCCCTGACTTCGTTGTCGGAAACGCTGGACTTAGAACCACGCATCATGCGGGCCGTCGACGAGGTGAACGTTCATCAGCGTTCTTCGCTGGTTCGTAAGATCGATGCCCATTACAAGGGTGACGTCGCTGGCAAAACGTTTGGTGTGTGGGGTTTGGCTTTCAAGCCCAAGACCGACGATATTCGCGAAGCGCCGGCACTCGATCTTTTGCAGTACCTGATTGAAAAAGGGGCGAAGATCATGGTGCATGATCCGGAAGCGATGGAAAACATCCGGGCCATGTTTGGCGACAAGATTAACAAATATTGCGAAAACGTCTTAGAAGCGGTTGAGGGAGTCGATTGTCTGGCCATTAACACCGAGTGGAACGAGTATCGCACGCCTGATTTCAAGCAGTTGAAAGCCAAGATGAAGGAAGCGGTTATCTTCGACGGGCGAAACCTGTTCGACCTCGAGATATTGGAGCAAGCCGGCTTCACTTATTACTCGGTGGGACGTCGTCCGGTCAAAGCTGACCGTAGCTAG
- a CDS encoding alkaline phosphatase PhoX — protein MAGSKSRREFLSDTFSVFGAFAVGGAFSTLGARTALGETVKQSQPLIPVADETTGLPLLKLPEGFRYISYGWTGDEMNDGQITPPMHDGMGVVSKSDDLLMLTRNHEVSTVGKPFQFKDGNPYDNHATGGCTQLIFDTKLDRWIESFGAISGTVRNCAGGVTPWGSWLTCEETVVDQKDGNDLAKYGQTHGWVFEVPSQGTASAEPIKEMGRFVHEAVAIDRKSGYVYLTEDAGDAGFYRFRPNQPGKLAAGGTLEIAEVIGQPNLQGGFHDGSSFPVRWHRIANPTLESRDPSQPVETVYEQGRKLGGSTFSRLEGCWYGNGLIYFDATDGGAAKAGQIWQYDPNLETVSLLYESRNKRTLNMPDNLCVSPQGGLILCEDNDYAGEAPLPQRMLTLTKDGRLNTFAENNIVLEGEINGFKGSYVDKEWAGSTFSPDGKWLFANIQTPGITFAITGPWDDLLI, from the coding sequence ATGGCCGGCTCTAAATCACGTCGTGAGTTTTTAAGCGATACGTTTTCCGTTTTCGGAGCTTTCGCCGTGGGTGGAGCGTTCTCGACGTTGGGGGCCCGCACGGCCTTAGGCGAAACGGTCAAGCAGTCGCAACCGCTGATCCCCGTGGCGGACGAGACCACCGGCTTGCCGCTGCTCAAGTTGCCGGAAGGTTTTCGCTATATCTCGTACGGTTGGACCGGCGACGAGATGAACGACGGTCAGATAACCCCACCAATGCACGATGGGATGGGGGTCGTCTCCAAGTCGGACGATCTGTTAATGCTGACACGTAATCACGAGGTCAGTACCGTTGGTAAGCCGTTTCAATTTAAAGATGGCAATCCCTACGACAACCACGCGACCGGCGGTTGTACGCAGTTGATCTTCGATACCAAGCTCGATCGCTGGATCGAAAGTTTCGGGGCGATCTCTGGCACGGTCCGCAATTGTGCTGGCGGGGTGACCCCGTGGGGAAGCTGGCTTACCTGCGAAGAGACCGTCGTCGATCAGAAAGATGGGAACGACCTGGCCAAGTACGGGCAAACGCACGGCTGGGTATTTGAAGTCCCCTCGCAAGGAACCGCTTCGGCAGAACCCATTAAAGAGATGGGCCGCTTCGTCCACGAGGCAGTCGCCATCGATCGCAAGTCAGGCTATGTCTATCTTACCGAAGACGCTGGCGATGCTGGTTTCTATCGCTTTCGCCCCAACCAGCCTGGCAAGCTGGCCGCTGGCGGTACGTTAGAGATCGCCGAGGTGATCGGTCAGCCTAATCTGCAAGGTGGCTTTCACGACGGATCGAGTTTCCCCGTGCGTTGGCATCGTATCGCCAATCCGACGCTGGAATCGCGCGACCCCAGTCAGCCGGTTGAAACCGTTTACGAGCAAGGACGCAAGCTTGGGGGCTCGACCTTCTCGCGTTTGGAAGGTTGCTGGTATGGCAACGGGCTGATCTACTTCGACGCGACCGACGGCGGGGCTGCCAAGGCAGGACAAATTTGGCAATACGATCCCAATCTGGAAACGGTCTCGCTGCTGTACGAATCACGCAACAAGCGAACGCTTAACATGCCGGACAACTTGTGCGTGAGCCCCCAGGGCGGTTTGATTTTGTGCGAAGACAACGACTACGCCGGCGAAGCACCGCTGCCGCAACGGATGTTGACCCTGACCAAAGATGGTCGCTTGAACACCTTCGCCGAAAACAACATCGTGCTAGAAGGTGAGATCAACGGCTTTAAGGGCTCGTACGTCGACAAAGAATGGGCCGGTTCTACTTTCAGCCCTGACGGAAAGTGGCTGTTCGCCAACATCCAAACCCCTGGCATCACCTTCGCCATCACTGGCCCGTGGGATGATCTGCTGATTTAA
- a CDS encoding UDP-glucuronic acid decarboxylase family protein: MPQIKRIMVAGGAGFLGSRICENLVEQGHDVICVDNFFTSQKSNVTHLLTQPNFEIIRHDVIHPLYLEVDEIYNMACPAAPGHYQYNPIKTMKTSVMGSINLLGMAKRCKARYLFASTSEIYGDPEIHPQPETYRGSVNTLGPRACYDEGKRAAETLCMDYYRMNKVPVRIVRIFNTYGPRMHPYDGRVISNFIRQAFTGEPITIYGDGSQTRSFCYRDDLVAGIIKMMGCDQVGPINIGNPNEFTIKQLAEIVIEMTESKSKIIYTDLPADDPKQRQPDITLARKHLNWEPTTQLREGLKKTIDWFRGIELSHYRPPTPNF, translated from the coding sequence ATGCCTCAGATCAAACGCATTATGGTGGCGGGCGGAGCCGGTTTTTTGGGCTCGCGGATTTGCGAGAACTTGGTAGAGCAAGGGCACGATGTTATCTGTGTCGATAACTTCTTTACCAGCCAGAAATCAAATGTGACCCATTTGCTGACGCAGCCGAATTTCGAGATCATTCGGCACGATGTGATTCACCCGCTTTATCTGGAAGTGGACGAGATCTACAACATGGCCTGCCCAGCCGCGCCCGGCCATTATCAGTACAACCCCATCAAGACGATGAAAACATCTGTGATGGGATCGATCAATTTGCTGGGAATGGCCAAACGCTGCAAGGCTCGCTACTTGTTTGCTTCTACGAGCGAAATTTATGGCGACCCAGAAATTCATCCGCAGCCGGAAACCTATCGTGGCAGTGTGAACACCCTTGGCCCGCGGGCCTGTTACGACGAAGGAAAGCGTGCCGCCGAGACGCTGTGCATGGATTACTACCGCATGAACAAAGTGCCGGTGCGCATCGTGCGAATTTTTAATACGTATGGCCCTCGGATGCACCCGTATGATGGACGCGTGATCTCGAACTTCATTCGCCAGGCTTTCACCGGGGAACCGATTACGATCTACGGCGACGGTTCGCAGACACGTTCGTTCTGTTACCGCGATGACTTGGTCGCTGGCATTATCAAGATGATGGGTTGCGACCAGGTTGGCCCCATCAATATCGGCAATCCCAACGAGTTCACCATCAAGCAGCTTGCTGAAATTGTGATCGAGATGACCGAATCGAAGTCGAAGATCATTTACACCGACTTGCCCGCGGACGATCCGAAGCAGCGGCAGCCTGATATTACCTTGGCTCGTAAGCACCTCAACTGGGAGCCCACCACGCAGCTGCGCGAAGGGCTCAAGAAGACGATCGACTGGTTCCGAGGGATCGAACTGTCGCACTATCGTCCCCCGACCCCCAACTTTTAG
- a CDS encoding epimerase: MPLQKRIVIAGGSGFLGISLATTLTSQGYQVTILSRSAPRPSGPWQHVAWDGRSLGDWQKSLENAAGLVNLAGRSVDCIKTPDHQDEILRSRVESTLVLGQAMRCLRQPPPVWVQMGTAHIYGDPPHVRCTEDSPFGIGLAPTVGQAWEEALREAVLPTQRSVVLRTSFVLGKDRGAGAGALARLLTITRWGLGGKIGSGTQGMSWIHETDMNRLFHRALQDETMHGAYIASSPNPVAQTEFMRTLRRVLGIRLGLPALAWMVRLGAPLLLKTDPELALFGRYVVSRRLAEENFAFSFLNLEHALRDLLAKK; the protein is encoded by the coding sequence ATGCCCCTTCAAAAACGAATCGTAATCGCCGGTGGCAGTGGTTTTCTGGGGATCTCTCTAGCAACCACACTTACTTCGCAGGGCTATCAAGTCACCATTCTTTCCCGCAGTGCCCCGCGTCCTTCCGGCCCTTGGCAGCATGTGGCTTGGGACGGTCGTTCGCTTGGCGATTGGCAGAAGTCTTTGGAAAACGCAGCAGGGTTAGTCAACCTGGCAGGTCGTTCGGTCGATTGCATTAAAACCCCCGATCACCAAGACGAAATCCTCCGTTCGCGTGTCGAATCGACCCTGGTGCTTGGCCAGGCAATGCGCTGTTTGCGGCAGCCTCCGCCGGTCTGGGTGCAAATGGGGACGGCGCATATTTACGGCGATCCGCCCCATGTTCGCTGCACGGAAGACTCCCCTTTTGGTATTGGCCTAGCCCCAACGGTCGGCCAAGCCTGGGAAGAAGCCCTCCGTGAAGCGGTGCTTCCCACACAACGATCCGTCGTGCTGCGGACCAGTTTCGTCCTAGGGAAAGATCGCGGCGCCGGAGCCGGTGCCCTAGCGCGACTTTTGACCATCACCCGCTGGGGTTTGGGGGGCAAAATCGGCAGCGGCACCCAAGGGATGAGTTGGATCCACGAAACCGACATGAATCGCCTCTTTCATCGTGCCTTGCAAGACGAGACAATGCACGGTGCTTACATCGCGTCTTCCCCCAATCCTGTTGCTCAAACAGAATTCATGCGAACCTTACGGCGAGTTTTGGGGATTCGGCTTGGCCTGCCTGCGTTGGCTTGGATGGTCCGACTGGGGGCCCCTCTCCTCCTAAAAACCGATCCCGAACTTGCTTTGTTTGGCCGCTATGTCGTCTCCCGGCGTCTGGCCGAAGAAAACTTTGCCTTTTCCTTCCTCAATTTAGAGCACGCCCTGCGTGACCTTTTGGCTAAGAAATAA
- a CDS encoding DEAD/DEAH box helicase, with the protein MKFTDTGLAEPFLNALTKLKYETASPIQAQAIPAVLAGSDLIGCAQTGTGKTAAFALPMLHRLLETLPPKPPTQRVKGKRDPGAPRPAPRPLRALVLAPTRELAAQIGESLKKYGQATPLKHTVVFGGVSQNPQVRDLRYGVDTLVATPGRLLDLMEQGHIDLSQIEMLIFDEADQMLDMGFLPALKRIVAAVPQQRQTLMFSATMPPEIRELAQKWLTNPVAIQVAQISAPAERISQSVHFVDKKRKPELLSRYLQDTPRSRTLVFVRTKYDCDKIVKLLEKDGLRAAAIHSNKSQNVRGRTLAQFKSKRPPVLVATDIAARGLDVNDVTHVVNFDLPETPETYIHRIGRTARAGAEGVAVSFCAGGERRLLKQIERLTRINIPVEATIEGFETTEPIVHDSPRRGGSRGGGGGRGNFSKPGKKPRRFGSKPNASGGSEGEGSGSSSGFKKKSGGKFFSKKKAGGGHGGHQSAGGSSRKGQRRRPASA; encoded by the coding sequence ATGAAGTTCACCGACACGGGACTTGCTGAACCCTTCCTGAACGCGCTGACCAAGCTGAAATACGAAACGGCCTCGCCGATTCAAGCTCAAGCGATTCCTGCCGTTCTCGCTGGAAGCGACCTGATCGGATGTGCGCAAACGGGTACCGGTAAAACCGCCGCTTTCGCCCTTCCCATGCTGCATCGCCTGCTGGAAACACTTCCTCCTAAGCCACCCACACAGCGCGTCAAAGGCAAACGAGATCCTGGTGCCCCGCGCCCGGCCCCGCGCCCGTTGCGGGCGTTGGTCTTAGCACCCACCCGCGAACTGGCCGCCCAAATTGGCGAAAGCTTGAAAAAGTACGGTCAGGCCACGCCGCTGAAGCACACGGTTGTCTTTGGTGGTGTTTCGCAAAATCCTCAGGTTCGCGATCTTCGCTACGGCGTTGATACCCTGGTCGCCACACCTGGCCGACTTTTAGACCTGATGGAGCAAGGTCACATCGATCTTTCCCAGATCGAAATGCTGATTTTCGACGAAGCCGACCAAATGCTCGACATGGGTTTTCTGCCGGCCTTGAAGCGAATTGTCGCCGCTGTGCCGCAGCAACGTCAGACACTGATGTTCTCGGCCACAATGCCGCCAGAGATTCGCGAGTTAGCCCAAAAATGGCTGACCAATCCGGTCGCAATTCAAGTTGCCCAGATCTCGGCTCCGGCAGAGCGGATCAGCCAATCGGTCCACTTTGTCGACAAAAAGCGGAAGCCAGAACTGCTTTCTCGCTACCTGCAAGACACACCTCGTAGCCGGACACTCGTCTTCGTCCGCACGAAGTACGATTGCGACAAGATCGTTAAGCTGCTGGAAAAAGACGGCCTGCGGGCTGCGGCCATTCACAGCAACAAAAGCCAAAACGTGCGTGGCCGTACGCTGGCTCAGTTCAAAAGCAAACGCCCGCCGGTGCTGGTCGCTACGGACATCGCCGCACGTGGTCTCGATGTGAACGACGTCACGCACGTGGTCAACTTCGACCTGCCCGAGACGCCGGAAACCTACATTCACCGCATCGGTCGTACGGCTCGAGCCGGTGCCGAAGGGGTTGCCGTTTCGTTTTGTGCTGGCGGCGAACGTCGTCTTCTGAAACAAATCGAACGCCTAACCCGCATCAACATTCCCGTTGAAGCAACCATCGAAGGTTTCGAGACCACCGAACCAATCGTCCACGACAGCCCCCGTCGCGGCGGCTCGCGTGGTGGTGGCGGCGGTCGTGGCAACTTCAGCAAGCCTGGCAAAAAGCCACGTCGTTTCGGTTCTAAGCCTAACGCTTCCGGTGGGAGCGAGGGAGAAGGATCGGGCTCAAGCTCTGGCTTCAAGAAAAAGTCAGGCGGCAAGTTCTTCAGCAAGAAGAAAGCTGGCGGCGGCCATGGCGGCCACCAATCCGCTGGCGGCTCTTCCCGCAAAGGCCAACGCCGCCGTCCGGCCAGCGCGTAA
- a CDS encoding DMT family transporter — protein sequence MAWWILLLAGSLEIVWAVGLKYTQGFTRPWPSAITLAAIVASMYLLSVATKELPIGTAYAVWVGIGAAGTAILGMAVLNEPVTVWRLFFLVLLGIAIVGLKFSAAPA from the coding sequence ATGGCTTGGTGGATCTTATTATTGGCCGGTTCGTTAGAAATTGTCTGGGCGGTGGGTTTGAAGTACACCCAAGGGTTCACCCGCCCTTGGCCCTCTGCAATCACCTTAGCGGCGATTGTCGCCAGCATGTATTTGCTTTCGGTGGCGACCAAGGAGTTACCCATCGGAACGGCCTACGCCGTGTGGGTGGGGATTGGCGCGGCAGGGACTGCTATCTTGGGAATGGCCGTTCTGAATGAACCGGTCACCGTTTGGCGACTGTTTTTCCTGGTTTTGCTGGGGATCGCGATCGTGGGGCTGAAGTTTAGCGCAGCACCTGCCTAA